One window of Nostoc sp. C052 genomic DNA carries:
- a CDS encoding tetratricopeptide repeat protein — translation MQVLRCSPRKEILSLNVSLGRGGEACVYTVPSDNNLVAKIYHKPTTAHADKLQAMLANPPENPTASLGHISIAWPEDLLRAADGKNSILGFLMPRIQGMRPIIDFYNPRTRRQHCPLFNYQYLLRTARNLAAAFAALHASGYCIGDVNESNILVSDTALVTLIDTDSFQVTDPNNNVVYRCPVGKPEFTPPELQNKTFAQHDREISHDLFGLAVLVFQLLMEGTHPFSGIFQGAIEPPPYEARIASGHFTYSEKRYVPYLPTPIAPPWEILHPGLQELFIRCFEEGHNNPQLRPSAQTWLSVIAEAEDSLITCTTNPQHRYNNHMRSCPWCERTVRLGGRDPFPSHRAIEAREHLQPRIKPRKNYTQTPRFPQRGMSPQLSNYWQPVITPSGSSYKPSKKSKLYPVVFCLLGFGLLGYADLMIKFTQPLVSQNAYTQQTIKSLKPNNKLSFADSYKQGYIAYKERDYDKAIVSFTEAIEQEPTQARAIVNRGNARYNLKDYEGAVTDYSQALKINPNQIKALVNRGNARYMLAEYSNDPDQEYKLAIADYNQAIGLDKNEIEAYIRRGIVRAQMAKYSGESQQVYKRAIADFTYAIKLNISKAEAYFQRGAVYYQIAQYSSNYEQEYHQAIADFNQALTISPKLAKAYLKRGMVRYELAQYGGSESNKNQTKAVEDIQASAKIFLDQNDMDNYQQALSNLCVVVENKCDPLFQGANNAEKTN, via the coding sequence ATGCAGGTACTACGTTGTTCCCCTAGAAAAGAAATCCTCAGCCTCAATGTCAGTTTGGGGCGTGGCGGTGAAGCTTGTGTTTACACAGTGCCATCCGATAACAACTTGGTGGCGAAGATTTACCACAAGCCAACCACAGCCCATGCTGATAAACTCCAGGCGATGCTTGCCAACCCGCCAGAAAACCCAACGGCTAGTTTGGGGCATATCTCTATCGCTTGGCCAGAGGATTTATTACGGGCGGCGGATGGCAAAAATAGCATCCTGGGTTTTTTGATGCCACGCATTCAAGGGATGCGTCCAATCATCGACTTTTACAACCCCAGAACCCGTCGCCAACACTGCCCTCTATTCAACTATCAGTACCTGCTCCGCACGGCGCGTAACCTAGCGGCGGCTTTTGCAGCTTTGCACGCTAGTGGATATTGTATTGGTGATGTGAACGAGTCTAATATTCTCGTCAGTGACACCGCACTGGTGACTTTGATAGACACAGACTCTTTCCAAGTAACCGACCCAAACAACAATGTTGTTTATCGCTGTCCAGTAGGTAAACCAGAGTTTACTCCACCAGAACTACAGAATAAAACTTTTGCCCAACACGATCGCGAAATCTCTCACGATTTATTTGGGTTAGCGGTGCTAGTCTTTCAACTCTTAATGGAAGGCACTCACCCATTTTCGGGAATATTTCAAGGTGCGATTGAGCCACCACCATACGAAGCACGCATTGCATCGGGTCATTTCACTTACAGCGAAAAGCGCTACGTACCCTACTTACCGACACCCATTGCACCCCCTTGGGAAATTCTTCATCCCGGCTTACAAGAGCTATTTATCCGTTGTTTTGAAGAGGGTCACAACAACCCACAACTGCGCCCCAGTGCCCAAACTTGGCTCTCAGTAATCGCTGAAGCCGAAGATTCCCTGATTACCTGCACGACAAATCCCCAGCATCGCTACAACAACCACATGCGTAGCTGTCCGTGGTGTGAGCGTACCGTGCGATTAGGTGGACGCGACCCCTTTCCATCACATCGGGCTATAGAAGCTAGAGAACATTTACAACCACGAATCAAACCGAGAAAAAACTACACCCAGACACCGCGTTTTCCACAGCGTGGGATGTCACCGCAGCTAAGTAATTACTGGCAACCAGTAATTACCCCTAGCGGTTCATCTTATAAACCTTCCAAGAAGTCAAAATTGTATCCGGTTGTTTTCTGCTTGCTGGGTTTTGGTTTATTGGGATATGCGGACTTAATGATTAAATTTACTCAGCCGTTGGTTTCCCAAAATGCCTACACCCAACAAACCATCAAGTCTCTCAAGCCAAATAATAAACTCAGCTTTGCTGATTCCTATAAGCAAGGTTATATTGCTTACAAAGAGCGAGATTATGACAAAGCAATTGTCAGCTTTACCGAAGCGATTGAACAAGAACCTACACAGGCCAGAGCAATTGTAAATCGTGGTAATGCTCGCTATAACCTGAAAGACTATGAAGGAGCAGTTACAGATTATAGCCAAGCTCTCAAAATCAATCCCAATCAAATCAAAGCTCTGGTCAATCGGGGCAATGCCCGCTATATGCTTGCCGAATATAGCAACGATCCCGATCAAGAGTATAAACTAGCGATCGCTGACTATAATCAGGCTATTGGTCTGGATAAGAATGAAATCGAAGCTTATATCAGACGGGGAATTGTCCGCGCCCAAATGGCTAAATACAGCGGTGAATCTCAACAAGTTTACAAAAGAGCGATCGCTGATTTTACTTACGCCATCAAACTTAATATATCCAAAGCTGAAGCTTACTTTCAGCGGGGTGCTGTCTATTATCAAATTGCTCAATATAGCAGCAATTATGAGCAAGAATATCATCAAGCGATCGCTGATTTTAACCAAGCACTAACCATAAGCCCCAAACTAGCAAAAGCATATCTCAAACGAGGTATGGTTCGCTATGAACTAGCACAATATGGTGGTAGTGAATCTAACAAAAACCAGACAAAAGCTGTCGAAGATATACAGGCATCTGCCAAAATATTTCTTGACCAAAATGACATGGATAATTACCAGCAAGCACTCAGTAACTTGTGTGTAGTCGTAGAAAATAAATGCGATCCTTTATTCCAAGGAGCAAATAATGCGGAAAAAACTAACTAG
- a CDS encoding AAA family ATPase gives MIEFAAITSVISKYAPQASQIIIKQAQKNEAVIKVLQELKLNPTQIPDDVDTVYVYALVRYGIFKPDAILNLFRERVIKDYFWDAYSNNTPSKFVENTKKFLNQNSELKTQIINAKINFLGELEEFGEVFIVVAKQTKASRYQPYPDWNLDVYPKEFKALIFEKTRLFCGRDFVFKAIQKFFTTQPKGYFTVVGDAGMGKSAIAAKYILATKVPCYFNVFAEGRNKPEKFLASIRQQLIKRYSLQNADNADLRTLLQKASEELKGQKLVIVVDALDEVEQEGNSNLLDLPQNLPDGVYFLLTRRPYNQETKRLTLSPDTPVNELDLTKSDFTVLNREDVKEYIYLFLQNDHQLRIWINERNISEDSFIQEIAVKSENNFIYLRYLLPGISEGKYNDLTLKGLPQGLHDYYTTHWNRMGMDNESNEKKVKILYILVERGEPISLNMIAEILDEDEYDVKSVLNDWIEYVTPKVNEQERKTYYSIYHRSFLEFLKGQDKFDKNRKLFREVNKSMANYMAKEIE, from the coding sequence ATGATAGAATTTGCCGCCATTACTTCTGTTATTAGTAAATATGCTCCTCAAGCTAGTCAAATAATCATTAAACAAGCCCAAAAAAACGAAGCTGTCATCAAAGTTTTACAGGAATTAAAACTCAATCCTACCCAAATTCCTGATGATGTTGATACTGTTTATGTTTACGCTCTAGTAAGGTATGGTATATTTAAGCCAGACGCAATTTTAAACCTGTTTAGAGAGAGGGTAATTAAAGATTATTTTTGGGATGCTTATAGTAATAATACTCCCTCTAAGTTTGTAGAAAATACAAAAAAATTCCTTAATCAAAATAGCGAACTAAAAACGCAGATTATCAATGCAAAAATCAATTTTTTAGGTGAATTAGAAGAATTTGGCGAAGTGTTTATTGTAGTTGCTAAACAAACGAAAGCATCACGATATCAGCCTTACCCAGATTGGAATTTAGATGTTTATCCCAAAGAATTTAAAGCCTTAATATTTGAAAAAACACGCTTATTTTGCGGTCGTGATTTTGTGTTCAAAGCTATTCAAAAATTCTTCACCACTCAACCCAAAGGTTATTTTACGGTGGTTGGGGATGCAGGGATGGGTAAAAGTGCGATCGCTGCTAAATATATTTTAGCTACTAAGGTTCCTTGTTATTTTAATGTTTTCGCAGAAGGACGCAACAAACCAGAAAAGTTTTTAGCAAGTATTCGTCAACAATTAATTAAGCGTTATTCCCTCCAAAATGCAGACAATGCCGATTTAAGGACTTTATTGCAAAAAGCCAGTGAAGAACTAAAAGGACAAAAACTTGTCATAGTTGTTGATGCACTAGATGAAGTAGAACAAGAAGGAAATAGTAATCTCTTAGATTTACCACAAAATCTTCCCGATGGAGTCTATTTTCTATTGACTAGAAGACCTTATAATCAAGAAACAAAACGTTTAACTTTGTCTCCAGATACTCCTGTAAATGAATTAGATTTGACAAAAAGTGATTTTACAGTTTTGAATAGAGAAGATGTCAAAGAGTATATTTACTTATTTTTACAGAATGATCATCAACTAAGAATTTGGATTAATGAGCGCAATATTTCTGAAGATAGTTTTATTCAGGAAATAGCTGTCAAGAGTGAAAATAATTTTATATATTTGCGATATCTATTACCCGGAATCTCTGAAGGTAAATACAATGATTTAACTTTAAAGGGATTACCACAAGGTCTTCATGACTATTATACGACTCATTGGAATCGGATGGGCATGGATAATGAATCTAATGAAAAGAAGGTAAAAATACTGTACATATTGGTAGAAAGAGGTGAGCCAATATCTCTAAATATGATTGCAGAAATTCTTGATGAGGATGAATATGATGTGAAATCGGTGTTGAATGATTGGATTGAGTATGTAACACCGAAAGTAAATGAACAAGAACGAAAAACTTACTATAGTATTTATCATCGTAGTTTTCTGGAATTTCTCAAAGGACAAGATAAATTCGATAAAAATCGAAAGCTGTTTAGAGAAGTTAATAAGAGTATGGCTAATTATATGGCAAAGGAGATAGAATAA
- a CDS encoding response regulator transcription factor: MATVLVVEDAPSQLELINSFLRDSGHTVIKACDAKDGMNKAINHQPDAIITDVVMPEISGFEFCRQLKKNPATQKVPIIICSSKNQPIDRIWGMRQGANVYLTKPFTKQQLLNAVKSLVE, translated from the coding sequence ATGGCTACAGTTTTAGTTGTCGAAGATGCTCCTTCTCAATTGGAGTTAATCAATAGTTTTTTAAGAGATAGTGGACACACAGTAATTAAAGCTTGTGATGCTAAAGATGGTATGAATAAGGCAATAAATCACCAACCAGATGCAATTATTACTGATGTGGTCATGCCAGAAATTAGCGGTTTTGAATTCTGCCGTCAACTGAAAAAAAATCCAGCAACTCAAAAAGTACCCATTATTATTTGTAGTTCTAAAAATCAGCCGATTGACCGGATTTGGGGAATGAGGCAAGGTGCAAACGTTTATTTAACTAAGCCTTTTACGAAACAGCAATTACTAAATGCGGTCAAATCCCTTGTCGAGTGA
- the pheT gene encoding phenylalanine--tRNA ligase subunit beta: MRISLNWLRELVEIKLSPEDLAETLTMAGFEVEEIEDRRTWANGVVIGKVLERQPHPNADKLSVCQVDIGADEILNIVCGAANVKADIYVPVATTGTYLPNIDLKIKPAKLRGVPSQGMICSLKELGLPTDVDGIHIFTQENLPLGSDVRPLLGLDDVILDLTATANRADALSMVGVAREVAALTGGKLSIPEPREVSITKSAGNLALKIADTQACPAYIGTVIEQVKIAPSPEWLQQRLRAAGVRPISNVVDITNYVLLEWGQPLHAFDRDRLKSVASSENLSIGVRFVNNGESLKTLDGQTRTLSTQNLLITANDKPVALAGVMGGEETEVHAGTQSLVLEAALFDSVAIRRSSRSVGLRSEASGRYERGVNRAELEIANRRALSLISELASGIIVQQEIADTRPDPSTWSRSIALRLDRVNQILGPIELEEDTGELQKQDVERILTALGCQLTSSGEDSSHQPTWSVSVPPYRYRDLEREIDLIEEIARLYGYNKFCDTLPEKAEAGYLPLDQELVRKLRAFLRAEGLTELIHYSLVKPGEDRNIVLSNPLFVEYSALRTDLISGLIDAFQYNLEQGNGALNGFEIGQIFWQEEEGLQETETLAGIVGGDISVGKWSKSGREEPITWFEAKGILESVFRQLALQVEFQPDRRDERLHPGRTASLWIRGNRLGIFGQLHPQLRREKGLPDSVYIFQLDLDVLLDSLEQDEILVQTFQPYSTYPASDRDIAFFAPVKISVVEIEKVITKAGKDLLESVELFDEYRGENVPEGQRSLAFRLIYRASDRTLTEAEVEPVHNKVREALVEKFGVNLRS, encoded by the coding sequence ATGCGTATTTCTCTAAATTGGCTGCGCGAACTAGTAGAGATAAAACTTAGTCCAGAAGACTTAGCCGAAACCCTCACAATGGCAGGGTTTGAGGTTGAAGAAATTGAAGATCGCCGCACTTGGGCAAATGGCGTGGTTATCGGCAAAGTGCTTGAGCGTCAACCCCATCCCAACGCCGATAAATTGAGTGTTTGCCAAGTGGATATCGGTGCAGATGAGATTTTAAATATTGTCTGTGGCGCTGCCAATGTGAAGGCAGATATCTATGTACCTGTGGCAACTACGGGTACTTACTTACCCAACATCGATTTAAAAATTAAACCTGCAAAACTACGTGGTGTCCCATCTCAGGGCATGATTTGTTCTTTAAAGGAACTTGGTTTGCCCACTGATGTAGACGGAATTCATATTTTTACCCAGGAAAATTTACCCTTGGGTAGTGATGTGCGGCCATTGTTGGGTTTAGATGATGTAATTTTAGACCTGACCGCAACCGCAAATCGCGCTGATGCTTTGAGTATGGTAGGCGTAGCCAGAGAAGTAGCAGCTTTAACTGGTGGAAAGTTGAGCATTCCTGAACCTCGTGAAGTCTCTATTACCAAAAGTGCGGGAAATTTAGCTTTAAAAATTGCTGATACCCAAGCTTGTCCTGCATACATCGGTACGGTAATTGAACAGGTCAAAATTGCTCCATCTCCAGAATGGTTGCAACAGCGTTTGCGGGCGGCTGGGGTACGTCCCATCAGTAATGTTGTGGATATTACTAACTACGTTTTGTTGGAATGGGGACAACCACTGCACGCCTTTGACCGCGATCGCCTAAAATCTGTTGCAAGTAGCGAAAATTTAAGCATTGGCGTTCGCTTCGTCAATAATGGAGAATCCCTCAAAACCCTGGATGGACAAACTCGCACCCTGTCAACCCAAAATTTATTAATTACCGCTAACGACAAACCCGTTGCACTGGCGGGAGTCATGGGTGGAGAAGAAACAGAAGTCCATGCAGGTACTCAAAGCCTAGTTTTAGAAGCAGCCTTATTTGATTCTGTGGCAATTCGCCGTTCTTCACGTAGTGTTGGGTTAAGAAGTGAAGCTTCTGGCAGATATGAACGGGGAGTTAACCGCGCTGAGTTGGAAATAGCTAATCGCCGCGCCTTATCCTTAATTAGCGAATTAGCGAGTGGAATTATTGTCCAGCAGGAAATTGCCGACACCCGCCCCGACCCTTCTACCTGGAGTCGTTCTATCGCCCTGCGTTTAGACCGAGTTAATCAGATATTGGGGCCCATCGAATTAGAAGAGGATACAGGCGAACTACAAAAACAAGATGTTGAGCGCATCCTGACTGCATTGGGGTGTCAGTTAACTTCTTCAGGAGAAGATAGCAGCCATCAACCTACGTGGTCAGTTTCCGTCCCACCTTATCGTTACCGCGACTTAGAGCGAGAAATTGATTTAATTGAAGAAATCGCCCGTCTCTATGGCTACAACAAATTCTGCGATACTTTACCAGAAAAAGCGGAAGCTGGTTATCTGCCTTTAGATCAAGAACTGGTTCGCAAGTTACGAGCTTTTCTGCGGGCTGAAGGATTGACAGAATTAATCCACTATTCTTTAGTCAAACCAGGAGAAGACAGAAATATAGTCCTGTCAAACCCCTTATTTGTCGAATATTCGGCGCTGCGAACCGATTTGATATCGGGGTTAATTGATGCCTTTCAATACAATTTAGAGCAGGGTAATGGTGCGCTGAACGGTTTTGAAATCGGGCAGATTTTCTGGCAAGAAGAAGAGGGTTTACAAGAAACAGAAACCCTAGCTGGGATTGTGGGAGGGGATATTTCTGTTGGCAAATGGTCAAAAAGTGGACGCGAAGAACCCATCACCTGGTTTGAAGCCAAAGGCATTTTAGAAAGTGTATTTCGGCAACTTGCCTTGCAGGTAGAATTCCAACCCGATCGCCGCGACGAACGCTTACATCCAGGGCGCACCGCTTCTCTGTGGATTCGGGGTAATAGACTGGGGATTTTTGGACAACTCCATCCCCAATTGCGAAGAGAAAAAGGCTTACCAGATTCCGTTTACATTTTCCAGTTGGATCTAGATGTGCTTTTAGATTCTCTAGAACAAGATGAAATTCTTGTCCAGACATTCCAGCCCTATTCTACCTATCCAGCTAGCGATCGCGACATCGCGTTTTTCGCACCAGTGAAAATCTCAGTTGTCGAAATTGAAAAAGTAATTACCAAAGCGGGTAAAGATTTGCTTGAATCAGTGGAATTATTTGATGAATATCGGGGCGAAAATGTCCCCGAAGGGCAGCGGAGTTTAGCATTCCGGTTAATTTATCGGGCTAGCGATCGCACTCTTACGGAGGCTGAAGTTGAACCAGTACACAATAAAGTCCGCGAAGCTTTGGTGGAAAAATTCGGCGTCAATTTGAGGAGTTAG
- a CDS encoding response regulator yields the protein MNNSGAFTQLRPLSLLRQLSNCSDSTCLQALSNSVSWSIYLEQGKITYATHSVEPFDRLERHLRRLSHQIPLLSSEVRVQVRLMFEPDVHSQLIEDDSNSRNYPPEYQAISWLVSQQHLHSTQAAVLVQELVKEVIESFLLIKEGSYELAEPLSRMTKICRLDVDKILDRCQVRLQNWQAFVPRISSPYQRPYLLINSKLENQELPKLQPDLTTWMKGFSLCHLAAILNQDEIQLARNLYPYILQGAIILHEPDPPYDRLPKIFEEQSLFSKLISGLVDTKQELSTTVNSYPNIPEEKIVPVQRLPQISTPPKENFQEPTISNNINSASQRVTAATVTAKKVHKIVSVDDSPTILKEISYFLENENFSVVTINDPVKAVLSIIRHKPDLILLDLNMLGIDGYELCRIIRNNSIFQKTPIIFVTGNKGIVDKVKAKLVGASGYLTKPFTRAELLKIVFMHLA from the coding sequence ATGAATAACTCAGGCGCATTCACCCAACTACGTCCTCTCAGTTTGTTAAGACAGTTATCCAATTGCTCCGACAGTACTTGCTTACAAGCATTGAGTAACTCAGTTTCTTGGTCAATTTACTTAGAGCAGGGCAAAATAACTTACGCCACTCATTCAGTAGAACCCTTTGATAGACTAGAACGCCATTTACGTCGCCTCAGCCACCAAATTCCACTCCTTAGCAGTGAAGTTCGTGTTCAAGTCAGGCTGATGTTTGAACCTGATGTACACAGTCAGTTAATCGAAGATGACAGCAATTCAAGAAACTATCCTCCTGAGTATCAGGCTATATCTTGGCTTGTTAGTCAACAACATTTACATTCTACGCAAGCAGCAGTGCTGGTTCAAGAATTAGTTAAAGAAGTGATTGAATCATTTTTGCTAATCAAAGAAGGTAGTTATGAATTAGCAGAACCACTTAGTAGAATGACAAAAATTTGCAGGCTAGATGTAGACAAGATTCTAGATCGTTGCCAAGTAAGATTACAGAATTGGCAAGCTTTTGTCCCCCGAATTTCTTCTCCATATCAACGTCCATATCTGTTGATTAACAGTAAACTTGAAAACCAAGAGTTACCAAAACTTCAGCCAGATTTAACTACTTGGATGAAGGGTTTTAGCCTGTGTCATCTGGCTGCAATTTTGAATCAAGATGAAATCCAACTAGCTCGCAATTTATACCCTTACATCCTTCAGGGTGCGATTATCTTACATGAACCCGATCCACCTTATGATAGATTACCAAAGATTTTTGAGGAGCAATCACTTTTCTCAAAATTGATTTCAGGGTTAGTTGACACTAAACAAGAACTAAGTACCACTGTCAATTCTTATCCAAATATTCCTGAAGAGAAAATAGTTCCTGTTCAGCGATTACCACAGATTTCGACTCCTCCAAAAGAAAACTTTCAGGAACCAACAATATCAAATAACATAAATTCTGCTTCCCAAAGAGTAACGGCTGCTACTGTCACAGCAAAAAAAGTCCATAAAATCGTTTCTGTAGATGATAGCCCGACAATTCTTAAAGAAATTAGCTATTTCTTAGAAAACGAAAATTTTTCTGTAGTCACTATTAACGACCCAGTAAAAGCAGTTTTGTCAATTATAAGGCATAAACCAGACTTAATTTTGCTGGATTTAAACATGCTAGGAATCGATGGTTATGAGTTGTGTCGGATTATACGAAATAATTCAATATTTCAAAAAACTCCTATCATCTTTGTCACTGGTAATAAAGGAATTGTAGACAAAGTAAAAGCGAAATTAGTCGGGGCATCTGGATATCTGACTAAACCATTTACCCGCGCTGAATTATTGAAAATAGTTTTCATGCATTTGGCTTAA
- the rfbF gene encoding glucose-1-phosphate cytidylyltransferase, whose protein sequence is MKAVILAGGLGTRLSEETSIRPKPMVEIGGKPILWHIMKTYSAHGINDFIICCGYKGYIIKEYFANYFLHMSDVTFDMRFNQMNVHSGYAEPWRVTLVNTGDNTMTGGRLKRISEHLGNETFCFTYGDGVSNINITELVNFHKQQKSLGTLTAVQPAGRFGAISLGYEQTKITSFREKPEGDGAWINGGYFVLEPEVINLIADDSTVWEQEPLEKLADMEQLSAFRHDGFWQPMDTLRDKNYLEGLWKNNQAPWKVW, encoded by the coding sequence ATGAAAGCGGTGATTTTGGCTGGAGGTCTTGGTACACGCCTCAGTGAAGAAACTAGTATCAGACCCAAGCCGATGGTTGAAATTGGTGGTAAGCCAATTCTCTGGCACATCATGAAAACTTACTCAGCCCACGGCATTAATGACTTCATTATTTGTTGTGGTTACAAAGGTTACATCATTAAAGAGTATTTTGCTAACTACTTTTTACACATGTCGGATGTTACCTTTGACATGCGTTTTAACCAGATGAATGTGCATTCTGGTTATGCAGAACCCTGGCGTGTCACCTTAGTAAATACGGGTGATAATACCATGACAGGCGGACGCTTAAAGCGAATCAGCGAGCATCTTGGTAATGAGACTTTTTGCTTTACCTATGGTGATGGTGTAAGTAATATTAATATCACAGAGCTAGTTAACTTTCACAAACAGCAAAAGAGCTTAGGAACACTCACAGCCGTTCAACCAGCCGGGCGTTTTGGTGCTATTTCTTTAGGATATGAGCAAACCAAAATCACCAGCTTTCGGGAAAAACCCGAAGGTGATGGAGCTTGGATTAATGGCGGTTATTTTGTGTTAGAACCAGAAGTAATCAACTTAATTGCTGATGACTCTACAGTGTGGGAGCAAGAGCCATTAGAAAAGCTAGCTGATATGGAACAGCTATCTGCTTTCAGACATGATGGATTTTGGCA
- a CDS encoding VWA domain-containing protein yields the protein MHDTLRLDEVVEFAENPEPRCPCVLLLDTSGSMQGDPIEALNQGLLSLKDELVKNSLAARRVEVAIVTFDSNINVVQDFVTADQFNPPILTAQGLTTMGAGIHKALDIIQERKSQYRANGIAYYRPWVFMITDGEPQGELEQIVEQASHRLQGDEANKRVAFFTVGVENANMTRLNQIAVRTPLKLKGLNFIEMFVWLSTSMSAVSHSQVDEQVALPPIGWGTV from the coding sequence ATGCATGATACATTAAGACTTGATGAAGTAGTAGAATTTGCTGAGAACCCAGAGCCACGTTGTCCTTGTGTACTTTTATTAGACACATCTGGGTCGATGCAAGGAGATCCGATTGAGGCTTTAAATCAAGGTTTACTCAGCTTAAAGGATGAATTAGTCAAAAATTCCTTAGCCGCAAGACGAGTGGAAGTGGCGATCGTCACTTTTGATAGTAATATCAATGTAGTACAAGACTTTGTGACTGCCGATCAATTCAATCCGCCTATTTTGACAGCACAGGGCTTGACTACAATGGGTGCGGGAATTCATAAAGCTTTGGACATCATTCAAGAGCGGAAATCTCAGTATCGTGCCAATGGCATTGCTTACTATCGTCCTTGGGTGTTTATGATTACCGATGGAGAACCGCAAGGCGAGTTAGAACAGATTGTAGAGCAGGCATCCCACCGCTTACAGGGAGATGAAGCGAATAAACGCGTAGCATTTTTTACGGTAGGTGTGGAAAATGCGAATATGACCCGTTTAAATCAAATAGCTGTACGTACTCCCCTGAAGCTGAAAGGGCTGAACTTTATCGAGATGTTTGTCTGGTTGTCAACTAGTATGTCAGCTGTTTCTCATTCTCAGGTAGACGAACAGGTAGCACTACCGCCGATTGGTTGGGGGACTGTTTAA
- a CDS encoding Uma2 family endonuclease, whose translation MTRTIPKLVTFEEFVDRLRENSGVRYELHNGEIIEIAQPVGEHEEVKGFFGIEIPFEIKRLGLPYIVPNQVIVRPPEKDSGYFPDVLVLNRDNLANEPLWKKQSTLSLGASIPLVIEVVSTNWRDDYHLKYADYEDMGIPEYWIVDYAALGGRNFIGNPKQPTISVCNLVDGEYQITKFRDSDRLISQTFPELNLTPNQIFEAGLVSS comes from the coding sequence ATGACTCGAACCATACCCAAGCTAGTAACCTTTGAGGAATTCGTCGATCGCCTACGTGAAAATTCTGGGGTACGCTACGAACTACATAATGGGGAAATCATTGAGATAGCACAACCAGTAGGGGAACACGAAGAAGTTAAAGGTTTTTTCGGTATTGAAATTCCTTTTGAAATCAAACGTCTAGGACTACCCTACATTGTCCCCAACCAAGTTATAGTTAGACCTCCTGAAAAAGATTCGGGTTACTTTCCAGATGTGTTGGTGCTAAATCGGGATAATCTGGCAAATGAACCGTTGTGGAAAAAACAATCTACCCTGAGTTTAGGTGCATCAATACCTCTAGTAATTGAGGTTGTATCAACTAACTGGCGGGACGATTACCACTTGAAATATGCTGACTATGAAGATATGGGTATCCCGGAATACTGGATTGTTGATTATGCCGCCTTGGGTGGACGTAATTTTATTGGCAACCCCAAACAACCAACAATCTCTGTCTGTAACTTGGTCGATGGGGAATATCAGATCACTAAATTTCGAGATAGCGATCGCCTTATCTCCCAAACTTTTCCCGAATTGAATCTCACCCCAAACCAGATTTTTGAAGCTGGTTTGGTTAGTTCGTAG
- a CDS encoding PP2C family serine/threonine-protein phosphatase, producing MNISKQITQWRIVAASVCGTSHLKNNQLCQDAHHWQILSDNVLVAAAADGAGSASLGKVGAMIAVETAIENISTIGLNRKSLSDDVYVRSLLNDAILAAKKAVEAEAATSDKQPQDLATTLIMTVATPEVVAVAQIGDGLAVAKDRLGNLLALTMPDSGEYINETTFLTSPNAIDRAQMRLWRTDIVNVGIITDGLQMLALNMVVGEPHKPFFFPLFEFVANTEDKTLAKEQLVKFLRSERITQRTDDDLTLIIAAFNDL from the coding sequence ATGAACATATCAAAACAGATTACTCAATGGCGGATTGTGGCTGCGTCTGTATGTGGTACGAGTCACTTAAAAAACAATCAATTATGTCAGGATGCTCATCATTGGCAGATATTGTCAGATAATGTTTTAGTGGCGGCGGCGGCAGATGGCGCGGGTTCTGCAAGTCTTGGAAAAGTGGGAGCAATGATTGCTGTGGAGACAGCAATAGAAAACATTTCAACCATTGGGCTAAACCGAAAAAGTTTGAGTGATGATGTCTATGTGCGATCGCTTTTAAATGATGCCATACTAGCTGCTAAAAAAGCTGTAGAAGCTGAGGCAGCGACTTCAGACAAACAGCCTCAAGATTTAGCAACTACCTTAATTATGACGGTTGCCACACCGGAAGTTGTCGCTGTGGCCCAGATAGGTGATGGTTTGGCAGTGGCAAAAGATCGTCTGGGCAATCTGTTGGCACTGACTATGCCTGATAGCGGTGAATATATCAACGAAACTACTTTTTTAACTTCGCCCAACGCCATAGACAGAGCCCAGATGAGATTATGGCGCACAGACATCGTAAATGTTGGTATCATTACCGACGGACTACAAATGTTAGCTTTGAATATGGTTGTTGGCGAACCTCACAAACCATTCTTTTTTCCCCTGTTTGAATTTGTCGCCAATACCGAAGATAAGACATTAGCTAAGGAGCAATTAGTAAAATTTTTACGCTCAGAGCGGATTACGCAACGCACCGACGATGATTTGACACTCATTATAGCCGCATTCAACGACTTATAA